Proteins from a single region of Acidobacteriota bacterium:
- a CDS encoding multidrug transporter subunit MdtA — MAQPLITPPPDLREVEIPPRRSSGGRKTVIWIIVIFAVIALGMFGLRSLHKAPDQNSARGQGGRGAAGADANRAIPVSVAPVQQRDMPVYLEGLGNVQAYYTVTIHSRVDGQLMQVNFREGQHIRKGDELALIDPRPYEVQVAQAEATKFKDQANLENARRDLQRYADLYKQGVIAQQQYNTQESLVAQQEGLVRADDAQINNAKLNLTYSHIKAPIDGQVGLRLVDPGNMVHASDANGLLVITQLQPISVLFTLPEDNLPMVTQHMRSGRLEVQAWNRDDTQQIADGRLETIDNQIDPNTGTFRLKAVFDNRDNALYPNQFVNARLEVYTRQNAITIPATAVQRGAQGTYVYALKEDKTVEQRPIKVALTEGLSAVVDSGVNPGEQVVTDGQEKLQPGSRVDAQIPGQQPGQATPSGRPGGAGRRAGHGA; from the coding sequence ATGGCACAACCACTCATAACTCCACCACCCGATCTAAGAGAAGTGGAAATCCCACCGCGGCGTAGCTCGGGCGGCCGAAAAACGGTCATCTGGATCATTGTCATCTTTGCTGTTATTGCGCTGGGTATGTTTGGGCTTCGATCGCTGCACAAGGCGCCAGATCAGAACTCCGCTCGTGGGCAGGGAGGTCGTGGTGCCGCTGGGGCTGATGCCAATCGCGCCATCCCCGTCTCAGTTGCTCCCGTGCAGCAGCGTGACATGCCCGTTTACCTCGAGGGATTGGGGAATGTTCAGGCCTATTACACGGTGACTATTCACAGTCGTGTGGATGGCCAGCTGATGCAGGTGAATTTCCGCGAAGGACAGCACATCCGCAAAGGCGATGAACTCGCGTTGATCGACCCTCGACCTTACGAAGTGCAGGTCGCGCAGGCTGAAGCGACAAAGTTCAAGGACCAGGCAAACCTCGAAAATGCGCGGCGCGATTTGCAGCGCTATGCCGATCTCTACAAGCAAGGCGTAATCGCCCAGCAGCAATACAACACACAGGAATCGCTGGTGGCCCAACAGGAAGGTCTGGTGCGTGCCGACGATGCCCAGATCAATAATGCCAAGCTGAACCTTACCTACAGCCACATCAAGGCTCCAATCGACGGCCAAGTCGGATTGCGACTAGTCGATCCTGGCAACATGGTTCATGCCTCCGATGCGAATGGATTGCTGGTGATTACTCAGCTGCAGCCGATTTCTGTCCTCTTCACCTTGCCCGAGGACAACTTGCCAATGGTGACTCAGCACATGAGGAGCGGCCGGCTGGAGGTACAGGCTTGGAATCGCGACGACACGCAACAGATCGCGGACGGTCGCCTGGAAACGATCGACAATCAGATCGATCCCAATACGGGAACATTTCGCCTGAAGGCAGTCTTTGATAATCGTGATAATGCCTTGTATCCGAATCAGTTTGTGAACGCACGCCTGGAGGTCTACACGCGCCAGAATGCCATTACGATTCCGGCCACGGCGGTGCAGCGAGGCGCACAGGGTACCTACGTTTACGCGCTGAAAGAGGACAAGACCGTAGAACAAAGGCCGATCAAGGTCGCGCTTACTGAAGGCCTTAGTGCCGTGGTTGACTCCGGAGTTAATCCTGGGGAGCAGGTCGTGACGGACGGTCAAGAGAAGTTACAGCCGGGCAGCCGCGTTGATGCGCAAATACCGGGACAGCAGCCTGGGCAGGCGACTCCCTCGGGCCGTCCTGGAGGAGCAGGCCGGCGCGCCGGTCATGGAGCATGA
- a CDS encoding heme-dependent peroxidase: protein MSTARTARPQTASLPEVPLTIEGYSVLHQMMKFRWPAWRQLSGVQKNEIIGEAAKVLEEMEQNAIGQSALFSLLGHKGDLMFVHFRESFAALNQAELALARTRLGDFLEHSSSYLSVIELGLYESSIKTYRSLLDAGIEPHSDEWKRAIEDTLARQREAMQPRLFPQMPPNRYICFYPMDRRRGEDKNWYTLPIEERQRQMNEHGLVGRRYAGEVKQIISGSIGFDDWEWGVTLFADDPLVFKRLIYEMRFDEVSAVYALFGTFFVGLRCPPADLASLLAP, encoded by the coding sequence ATGTCGACTGCTCGTACAGCGCGTCCTCAAACAGCCTCGCTCCCAGAGGTGCCTCTCACCATCGAGGGTTACAGCGTTCTTCATCAGATGATGAAGTTCCGCTGGCCCGCGTGGCGGCAACTGAGCGGTGTGCAAAAAAACGAGATCATTGGCGAAGCCGCAAAAGTTCTCGAAGAGATGGAGCAGAACGCGATCGGACAATCGGCTCTGTTCTCCTTGCTCGGGCATAAGGGCGACTTGATGTTCGTCCATTTTCGGGAATCGTTTGCTGCCCTGAACCAGGCAGAGTTGGCACTCGCACGCACGAGGCTTGGTGACTTTCTGGAGCATTCCAGTTCCTATTTGTCTGTCATAGAGCTTGGCTTATATGAGTCCAGCATAAAGACCTATCGCTCACTGCTCGACGCGGGGATCGAACCGCACTCCGACGAATGGAAGCGAGCCATCGAGGACACGCTTGCGCGACAGCGCGAAGCTATGCAGCCGCGGCTGTTTCCGCAAATGCCGCCTAACCGGTACATCTGCTTTTATCCAATGGACCGTCGCCGAGGAGAAGACAAGAACTGGTACACGCTTCCCATTGAAGAGCGCCAGCGGCAGATGAATGAGCATGGTCTCGTGGGACGACGTTACGCCGGCGAGGTAAAGCAGATCATCTCCGGGTCGATCGGCTTCGATGATTGGGAGTGGGGGGTCACGCTCTTCGCCGATGACCCGCTCGTATTCAAACGGCTGATCTACGAAATGCGTTTTGACGAGGTCAGCGCCGTTTACGCACTCTTCGGCACGTTCTTCGTCGGGTTGCGCTGTCCACCGGCTGATTTGGCCAGCCTTCTTGCGCCATAG
- a CDS encoding amidohydrolase, with product MHLRDLVLAVLFIKLAAFSANPPVSSTDFDQLYPNLEKLYVDFHQTPELSLHEQKTAAKLVSELKPLGYEVTSGVGGYGVVAVLRNGNGPNVLLRTDTDALPVEEKTGLPFASKVRTAEGTPVMHACGHDLHMTAWIGTATWMAAHKQQWSGTLIMIAQPAEEVVKGAKAMLADGLYTRFPKPNFAVAIHDADNLPAGKVGYTPGYALANSDSIDITVFGKGGHGAQPQMTIDPIVIAARIISGLQTLVSRQNNPLDPVVVTVGQIHGGTKNNIIPDQVMLGLSVRTYKKEVRERILQGIERVAKAEAELAGAPRAPEVKTTEGTIAVYNDPKLTERLVGSLRRSLGDSNVVEMPPKMVSEDFSYYAQDGIPEAMFHVGAVNPDKFAEAQQSGAQLPSLHSALFAPDFQPTLRTAIQSEVTELLELMQKK from the coding sequence ATGCATTTGCGTGACCTTGTACTTGCAGTCTTATTCATCAAGCTAGCTGCCTTCAGCGCGAATCCACCGGTTTCGTCCACAGACTTCGATCAGCTTTATCCCAATCTGGAAAAGCTCTACGTCGATTTTCATCAAACTCCCGAACTGTCGCTCCACGAACAAAAGACCGCGGCCAAGCTGGTGTCGGAACTGAAGCCGTTAGGGTACGAGGTTACCTCTGGCGTCGGGGGTTACGGCGTGGTGGCTGTGCTCCGGAATGGCAACGGTCCAAATGTTTTGTTGCGGACTGACACTGACGCTCTCCCGGTGGAAGAGAAGACCGGGCTTCCGTTTGCCAGCAAGGTTCGTACCGCCGAAGGCACACCGGTGATGCATGCATGCGGCCATGATCTGCACATGACCGCGTGGATTGGCACGGCTACATGGATGGCCGCGCACAAGCAGCAGTGGAGCGGCACGTTGATCATGATCGCGCAGCCTGCAGAAGAAGTCGTCAAGGGTGCAAAGGCAATGCTGGCCGATGGTCTTTACACCCGTTTCCCAAAACCGAACTTCGCAGTGGCAATTCATGACGCTGATAATTTACCGGCGGGAAAAGTTGGCTACACGCCCGGTTATGCGCTCGCGAACTCCGATTCCATCGACATCACCGTTTTTGGCAAAGGAGGACATGGGGCGCAGCCGCAGATGACGATCGATCCGATCGTGATCGCTGCTCGTATCATTAGCGGGCTCCAGACGCTGGTCTCCCGGCAAAACAATCCGCTCGATCCGGTCGTGGTCACCGTGGGCCAAATTCATGGTGGAACGAAAAACAACATCATCCCCGATCAGGTGATGCTTGGTCTCTCCGTGCGCACTTATAAGAAAGAGGTCCGCGAGCGGATCTTGCAGGGCATCGAACGTGTTGCCAAGGCAGAGGCCGAGCTGGCCGGCGCTCCTCGCGCGCCGGAAGTGAAGACTACGGAAGGCACGATTGCGGTCTACAACGATCCAAAGCTCACGGAGCGGCTCGTCGGATCGTTGCGTCGTTCTCTTGGCGATTCCAATGTGGTCGAAATGCCGCCCAAAATGGTCAGCGAAGATTTCAGCTACTACGCTCAGGATGGCATTCCTGAGGCGATGTTTCACGTAGGGGCCGTGAATCCGGATAAGTTTGCTGAAGCCCAGCAATCGGGAGCGCAATTGCCCTCTCTGCACTCGGCTCTGTTTGCTCCTGACTTTCAACCGACCCTGAGAACCGCGATCCAGAGCGAAGTGACGGAGCTGTTGGAGTTGATGCAGAAGAAATAA